CGAACTTACTCAATTTGCTGATCGATTTGGAGCCAGTCGCTTGAAGTAAGTATTAAGATATCCTCTATATTATTTTCCACGTCTTTGGACCTTTGTGATAACACATAGTTCGTCTATAATCACCATAACCACATGTTTACATAGTCGCCTAtatgatttatgtttaaattttttcctTAAACAGAAACCCATCATGCTCTAATTTAGGTAGGTTTGGTCTGATGTAGACATGAGAACTACTGGTAGGTGGATGATCATGATTATAAAGGACTAAGATGCCTAACTGTACTAAAAAATTCAATCTCATTTTTTCTTTGTGGGGTTGCCAATATTTAACCTGATGGATTATCTCACTTTTTTAGAATTATGCATTTCTAATTCATAGActtccaaaatatattttggcTTTCAACTCAGTTAACTATCTGTTATGTGCACTCTGATCATGTTTGGTCTGCTATACTTAATCGCAGTGACGCATGCACCAAGTTTATAGCAGTTTGCCAGAGAAGGCCAGAGCTTATGAGCTCTTGGAGGTTGTTCAATCAGGAACAAGAAGCTATACGTTCGTCATGGGAATCTGATATGTCAATTGATGATCCCACTGAAGATCCATCCAAAAACCTGGGAAGTGGTATGGAAGAGAAAAGTGTAACAGCGACCAGATACTCCCAGCAAGAAGCAAAGCTTATGCCACAGAGTAGTCATGGTGAaaaggatgaagaagaggaaaaaactCCTGTGCAAAACGAGCCATTAGCAAGCCAGACTAGGCAACTAACGAGACGGCTCAGTGTGCAGGAGAGGATCAACCTATTTGAAAACAAGCAGAAAGAAAACTCTGGAGGGAAAACAGCTGTGGTGGTGAAACCCACTGATCTGAAAAGGCTCTCTTCTGATTTATCATCTTCCGCAGGGGTGGAAAAAGCTGTGGTACGGAGATGGAGTGGTGCTAGTGACATGAGCATTGATTTGGGAAATGATAGGAAGGATGTGGCTGGTGATAGTCCCTCGTCGTCATCAGTGTCCAAAGATGGAAGTGGTGgtatatcttcaaaacaatctGTTGGATGCAATAAAAGAGAGCATAACGGGTTGAGTCATACTGAGAATCCTCATAAGAATGAAGATGAATGTAGTTCCAACAGTACTGGTGACATGGGAACGGATAAAGTAGAGTCCCATAAATCAAGCTCTCCTTTCTTACGGAAAGACAAGGAGGTAGACTTGAAGGTGCCTTTGGATTACTCAGGGAATGCAAATATAGATGATGAGTCCAATAACAAAATTGGAGATTTTGAATCAGATAAGCAGGATCAAATACAGTTTAGAGATCCTCGGAGTCATTCATTGTCTACATTACATCAGTTAAGTGGTACTGAATCTAGTCTCACTAGTGTTCGGAGCAATGGAGGAACTGCGGAGTCTCCTAGGAGAGAATCTTCAGCTACTAGGCAATCACCACCAGCTGAGGATCGCCAGGGAAAGACACAACTCTATGGAGGTTAGTAAAGTTATTCTTCCATCTCTTTTTATGCATCCTAACCATCATGCACTACTTACTATATATGGTTATATTCTTTGGTTTGTTTTTCTAATGCTTGAAAATTATCATGACCGTAGaagtattatattttcttaattatttattattattaaacagCTGTCTGAGAAAAGGATAAGGACTAACTCTCAATGTGACAATGTACCTATATTCTTTTCTATACTTGTAGATTCTCTTACTATCCTGACTTATACAAAAAGGGAAATTCACCAATCTTAAGATTATTTTCTTGCACCATTGTCTTTTAGGTACTGAACAGATGAGAAGACCACATGGTAGAAGGGCTGAAACTGGTTCTGCCGATGTAAATAAAAAGCCACCTTCAGCCATTAATATTAGTGTGTCAGACATCTCAGAGAGTGATACTTTGAACCAAATGTCCCCGGCAGAGCAAGTTCAAAGGGCCAGAGCCTCTAAGGGAAGTCAAGAGCTGAATGATGAATTGAAAGTGAAAGCAAACGAGCTTGAAAAGCTATTTGCTGAACACATGCTCCGTGTCCCCGGGGATCAATCCAGTTCTGTCCGTAGAGGCAAGCCTGTAAAGCCGAGTGAACAAGCTGTGACGTCACAGCTCAGAAGACCTGTAGCAGAGGATCTAATCACAAGTTCAAATGATGAAGACAAGTTCAAAACTCCACCAACTGTGAAGGCGGTTGCTAACAGTGACTATGGAGACACCACAAGGCAAAAACTTCCAGAAATCAGCTTTTCAGATAGCTCTAGAGGAAAGTTCTATGAGGAGTATATGCAGAAGAGAGACGCCAAGCTGAAGGAAGACTGGAGTTCAAGAAGGACCGAGAAGGAAGCCAAGTTGAAGGTGATGCAAGATGTACTTGATCGCAGTAACGCTGAGATGAAAACCAAGTTTTCTCAGTCTACTGCAAGACGTGACTCAGATGCTAGACGTGCAGAGAAGCTTGTGTACTTCAACTCTAGGCTTAGTGCTAGACAGGATCAGGTATAACGTCATATTCTTCTTTTTGAGAGTTTACCTGTGGTTTGCTAAAACTACTTCATGTTATGTCTTGACAGCATCCAATTAGCTCATTCCAgagtgaagaagaggaagatgttTCCAGGAGCACACAGAATACGAAgctacaacaaaacaaaaacacttcTCGAACCATTACTACATCAGCTTCACGCTCTGCAGCCAAAGTGTCTACACCCAGTTCCGCTAGGCGGAGAGGACAAGACAAGCTTCTTGCACAGTCAGTCCCTAACTTCGCCGAGTTCAAGAAGGAAGGCATGAAGCAACCATCCTCAGGAGTTGGGAGAAATGGTGTCCGCTCACAGGCGAGAAGCTCCGTGAGACCGAAGGCTGTAATAACTGAAGAAGAGAAGCTGAGAAGGCCGACAAACTTCAGAAAAGTTGCTGCTGAAGCTGCTGCTCCAGAGGATGATGCTGTTTCTGTACCTCTGAATCTTGAGCAAGAGCAAAGCGGGAGAAAGGCTTCAGAAGGATCCGATGCATCAGACGAAATGGAGAAAGAGGAGGTGGAAGATGTGCTTGGTGATGACACAGAAGCTGAAGCTTTTACTGACGCAGAAAACGAGAAGTCAAGACTTAGTCAAGACTTTGAAGATGGTGAATCTATAGCTTCTCAGCTTGACCCTGGTTCAAACGCTGAGTTACCTATAGCTTCTAGGCATCACCAAACCATCGGTTCGTTTCTGGATGCACGAGTGAAGCAGCAGCAGTATCAAAACGAGGCATCTGAGCTTGATGCTTCAGTGGACTCTCCAGTGGACAGTCCTACTTTCTGGAGCCTTAGCCACACAGAGAATGATACAACTCAAATGAGAAAGAAATGGGGAGCTGCTGAGAATAAACAAGATGTGACGAAAGGGTTGAAAAGGCTTTTGAACTTTGGAAGGAAGAACCGTGCGGCTGAGAATTTGGCTGACTGGATATCCGCTACGACCTCTGAAGGGGATGATGATACCGAAGATGGAAAAGATCTCGCGTATAGATCATCAGAAGACTTGAGAAAGTCGAGATTCTTACAAACTCAGCCCTCTGATGATAGCTTCAACGAGAGTGAGCTATTCAATGAACAAGGTAACAACCTCAGCTGTAGAAGAATACATCAATCTAGAGTTATCAAAGGCTTAGCTCATTTTTCTTCATCTTGATATGATTCATGTTGATCTAACATTTATGTAAATATCGTCAGCACGAACCACTAGCGCACCATTGAGCTTTAAACTGAAGGAGGATCAGATGTCTGGAGCTTCTGTAAAAGGTAATCAATCTTTGTGTTCTATTCTAGAAAATTTTATAACCATTCTTTCTCTCCATGGAATCTAAAAGATTGAAAGTATATTATAAAGCACCATAGAATCTAAACATATAGCTAAGCTGGCTAGATTGTTAGCTATACGTTTTTTAACTCCCTTAAAACATCATGTTTACTGCAGCACCAAGGTCATTCTTTTCACTCTCCAATTTTCGAAGCAAGGGGAAATGATTTCGAAACACAAAGGTTCATAGGATCCAAGCGAATGAAAAGATAAAAAGGATTCTATGTGCTTTTTTGTTTTCGGGCGAATGTATCATTGAGAATAGTTTCTCCTTTATTCAATATATCATCCTATGTATGTGATAGTGGTTTTGAGCCTACATTTGTAAATTGTATCAAACCTGAAAACATGTCTTTATCGGTTTGGTATCAATGTGATTTTGGTagtacaaacaaaataaaaggatGGTAATGGTAtacaaaatcaataaataaaGTTGGTAATACGATAGTttccaaaaaacaaaacatgtcTTTTACTTGTGAATAATCTTTGTTTGTGATCAACACGTAAAAGTGAGGCAATGAAGGTATATTCTCACCTTCTCCCACCTTCCTCCATCTTCCTCGGAAAGTGACGTGAGATCAAAGTTGAAGTCCAATCAGAAATCCCCAAAAAGCCCCTCTCCTAACCTCACCCCCCTTACTTCATCAAGGGTAGATTAGTCATTCACTTGAAAAAGTAAAGAATGAATGGGATAAGAAGTCCTCATGACCCTAACATGCTCACATGACTTCAAAGCCAAGTGAAAGATGATGATGTTTACTTACCTTCCATGCAAagttggaaaaagaaaaaaagatacagaaacctttttttctttattctctCTGTCTGTAACATTCAATTTATCAACACTGTTTCAAAGAAATGGCTTCTCTTACGCCTAGAGTGTTGATCAAGCTTCTCCAGACAATGAACACAAACATCAAAGTCCGAGGAGAATACCGGTCTGTTCTTCTGCAGGTGATCAGCATTGTCCCTGCTTTAGCCGGCTCGGAGCTTTGGCCCAACCaaggcttcttcatcaaagTCTCGGATTCTTCTCACTCCACATACGTCTCGttgagaaacgaagacaacgaACTCATCTTGAACAACAAACTGGGACTGGGACAGTTCTTCTACGTCGATAAGCTCGAACCTGGGACGCCTGTTCCTGTGATGGTGGGAGTTAGACCCATCTCTGGACGCCATCCTTTTGTAGGAAACCCCAAAGATTTGATGCAGATGTTGGTTCCCACcgagacaacaacaacaccacCTATGCAAGAAGATAATCACAAACAGAAGAAGGATGGTGCGAGATCAAACGCGGTGGAGAGTCTAAGAAGGCGTCAAGATTTTGTAATCAAGGAGGAGAAAACAGGCGTGGCGTCAAGATATATGCAAGGCGTTTCAAACGCAAGGGTGAGTGGATCAGACTCGAGTAGTGGTGGTAGCAACAATGAGAGCGAGGCTGGATCAGTGAAGGCGAGTAAGAGAGTTGGTGGTTTGGCTAAGGGCAAGCAAAGGGAGCATAAAGATCAGGTGTGTGTTCTTATAATATGAGTCGCACAGGTCTtgatgattaacatatatgtgatTCGTAGGTACGTCAAGCTTGTCCTCCACAGTCTCAGTCTCGGCCTGCGACAGCTCCAACGAAGGCAGAACAAAAGATAAATCATATAAACAGGAAGAGTAATTCTTCTGAGGATGCATCATGGAGATCTCTGCCTGCTAATCTAACAAAAATGGGTAAAGTACGCTCTAAATGATCTCTGTATCTCTCCTCTTTTATTCTTTATGACCAAACCACTATGCTCATCACCTGTAATCTCTTTTAATCCCTAAAGGGAATGCTGAGGAGGAGAAATATTGCTGTTCTGCTTGCTGCAGAAGCACAAAGAGATGCATTGGCTGCTTCACATCTTCTCAAGTGTATCAAGTAAGTACCATTCTTGAATAGAATCTAAGGCAAGTAGTCTTGTGAAAGTTCctaataaaagaaacaatgattttttttttttttgcagtatGTTTGCTGATCTCAGCTCAAGTGCTTCACCAAAGAATCCACATACCTCTCTCAGAAGCTTCTTCAACCTCCAGAGTCTACTTGACCAAGCACAGCTCACAGCTGCACCATCGAAAGAGAAACCACTCCAGCTTTTGAATATTCATCCAGTATGTACTGAACCTGAGAAGCTGAGCAAAAGAGCGAGTCTAGCATCAAGCAGAGCCACAACAAAGTCTTCAAAAACTCTAACAGAAGCCGAGAAGCTAGAGTGGGTCACAGGGAACGGTACAAAAGAGATAAAAGCAATGAGAGACACTATGACACAAGAAACAAGAAGCTGGTTTATGAGATTCTTGGAAGAGGCAATAGATACTGGGTTTCATGCTAGTGTCCAAGTTAAGAAAGGTAAAACCAAAGGATCacgagcagaggaaccagataaTCACATTGCCGAGACTTTATCTCAACTTAAGCAAGCAAACGAGTGGCTGGACAAAGTTAAAAGTGATCACCACTCTAGTGATGATGATTCTTTGTTAGAGAACATAGAACGgttgaagaagaaaatataCTCTTGCTTGCTACTTTATGTTGATTCAGCTGCATCAGCTATCGCAGTATCAACAAGCTCGTGAACAATGAAATAACTTTACACATTGAACTAGAACCTAAGCTGTAAACATTGTGTGCACTAATTCATTGTATATAAAAGACACTGTGATAATAGATACTTGATAGTTATATTGCCAAGACACTGTGATATAACCGAAAATAGAAACATAACAAGTTCAGACACTCCAAAACAGCTTCAAGATGCACACAAGAGTTTTCTAGCTTTGTGGGGGTTAATACTGCCTAAAAGTCAAATTCAGACGACCTGGTCGGAGGTTTGTTTCCTGGACAAGAACCTTAGGAGCAGTATCTTTGAGAATTGATCTGACGCCATGAAAGATATTTCTGGACTTGCCACCAAAGAGTAGAACATCTCCAGATTCCAAGACTTCCATCTCTGCCTTGTCATAATCCCTCTGATCACCATACACGAACTCGGCTGAATCTCCAATTGAAAATGATACAACAGGTAAGCCCTTCTGAATGGAATTTGCACTCTCATCTTTGTCCTGAAACATCAAAGAGCCAATACTAATAAACTAGAAGCTTTTATGGAATGAATAAGTTATTTGAAACACTAACCTTATGTAGACCAAGTCTCCCAGTGGATGTGTAGAAGTTAGCAATACAGATGTCTGGTGACATACATGGTATCTCATCTTCTCCTTTCGTCTTCTTTGAGCTTGTAGCGACAAGGGACTGTGAATCTTGGATTGCTTTCTGAACAAACTGATTGAACTCAAAAGGAATTTTAGGTGGGACAGAACCGTCATGTGGTCGAGTATCTCCATATCGAGATGTTTGAGGGTCCCAGTTTCTCCCCAGGCACATCATCTTCAAATGCAATAATGCTCCATCTCCATAACCTGGTTGATAGAAGCCTCCTTCACCCAAACCGAGCTCCCGGCATTTGTTCACAATCATCACCTACAAGCAATTTGTAAAGCAAAAGAAACACAGATAATGCATTATGTCAAaaggtagagagagagagagagagggtagTTACCTGATCGTTGATTGACAAGTAGTTCTTGAGAAGGACCATCCCAGGTCTAATAACAATCCCAGGGTACCCCTTGGTTGCTCTCCTCTTTTCTCTGTTAAGTTCCAAGATGGAGGATTTTAGACAAAACACCTTCTTCTCGAGGCAGATATCAAAAACTCTAGTGTTGCTTTCATTCCAAGCGTTCCCTACATCACCAGACTTATGAGCACTATCACGATCCTCAACCTTCTTATCACTTGTAGAAGACATAGACACCTGGCCACAGAGCGAAACATCTTCCATCCTATTCGCTAGACCAAAAGACATTCTACCCTCACATTCTCTAGAGACAGGTGAAGCAGATGGTTGCAAAAGATCACTGTTATCTCCAGAACACTTGAAAGCTGCACCTTCATCAGGTTGCTTGGTAGAACCTAAGCCATCCTCTTGGGACTTTACTTCTTCTTGAGCTGCCTTTCCCACATTGGAAACTTGGGACGACTTCTCAACGTACACTTGCACAGTTCTACATCTTCCTCGCCCTCGAGACCCCCTACTGCTCCTATTACCAGAAGATTCATCCAAAGACCTATCAACCGTAACCTGTAAATTACAAaaggaagataaaaaaaaaaaaaaaaaagtgatgatCCATAACACTAGCAAGCAAAGGCTAAtaatatcaattaaaaaaagattacaaCTTGGAAAAAGAATAAACGAGACGACAATCAAGTTTACTTACCGGACTTTCGCTTTTTGGACGGTTTACTATTTGCCAAGTCTCCTTGGAGTTAGAGCGGCCCCTAGGACCCCGACGGCCACCGGAACTCCAACCTTCTCCGTTATTCATCGTTTCAGTCTCGAAGATGGTAACTTTGACTGAATCGTTCCAAATACCAACTCGATCGTGCCCGTTTTATACACAAAAAGGTTGCAACTTTGCCAACGAGGCTCTTCGGTTTCTGAGCCTTTTTGGTGTTTTAGCGTTGCTGACTCAGCACGCCACGTCATCGTAAAATACGCTGATACATTGTCGTTTTAGTGACAGAGAGGGAAAACACTCTGGATGACTTAGAGGGTTCGCTTTATATGTTCGTTGTTCGAATATTATTACCCGACATTGTTGTTCTTCAGTTCCACTTTTACTAAAGACTTGAAAAACAAATAGCGTTGACCTTCGTTTGGTTCCCAACGTATGTTTCTGCATCTGAGTTTCGTTTTCTGAATCCTTCAGACATGTGAGAGTACTTCCTAGTTCCTACTATCAGAGCTCTTTAGATCTTATCTACTACTTGCAAGCTTTTAAtcatttcatttaaaatatattaatacatgTTTGGTAATAGAATATTTGACTCTCAAAGTTCTTTTCTTTGATATGATATTTATCTTAGATAGATATGGATCAAGATTGTTAACGTGAATGAGTTTCAAGAGCTGGCGAAACAGGCTCTCCCTAAAATATACTATGATTTCTACAGCGGAGGAGCAGAGGATCAACACACTCTCAAGGAAAACGTGGAAGCCTTCACtagaatcatgtaataacagttatccttttttttttttttggtttagtggGTGTGACACTATAACACCACCTAGTGGCTCCCTGTGTGCTGTTGATGTTCAGGTTTAGGCCTAGAGTTCTTGTTGATGTGAGCAAAATAGATACGTCTACCAGAATCTTGGGTTACCCTATCTCATCTCCAATCATGATTGCTCCAGCAGCAATGCATATGTTGGCTCATCCAGAAGGAGAAACCGCGGCTGCAAAAGCTGCAGCTGCTTGTAATACCATCATGGTACTAAGTTGTTTATTGGACTACATGTTTTGCATTCTGTTTGAGTTAAAAGGTaatgattaaataaaatttattatttgtgAATATTCAGATAGTATCATTCATGGCTTCATGCACCATTGAGGAGGTTGCTTCCAGTTGTAACACTGTTAAATTTCTTCAAATATATGTAAGTACACAATCTGGATTCTTTAGCTGCTTCCTTGGTCTTGGTTCTTAGTTGGCTCTGATAACTTTTGTAGGTGTACAAGCAACGGGAAGTAACAGCACAGATGGTGAAAAGAGCTGAGAAAGCTGGATTCAAGGCCATAGTTTTGACTGTTGATGTTCCTAAACTTGGTAGAAGAGAAGCAGATATAAAGAACAAGTTGACACTCTCCACTACTCTTAAAGCTTTTTTGGGAGCTTTGCTTAtttgttaaatgtttttttcactTTTCTTGCTTTTTTGTTAGATTGATATCACCAAAGCTGAAGAACTTTGAAGGTTTATTTTCAACTGAACTCCGACCTGTGAGTAGAGCTTTGAATAAAAGGTTCATGTAGAATATAACCTTACCTGTTGTTGAGATGTGATAACACTTTTTTCTCAGAGTGAAGGCTCAGGGATGGAAGCCGTGGCCTCTCGTGGACTTGATGCTTCCTTTAGTTGGAAGGTAAATGACTCTGTTCTGGTTCTTGAATACTAAACACAAAAGTAATGAGTAATTATGACAATGTGGGCATTTATCTTAGGACATTGAATGGTTAAGATCTATTACAAAATTACAAATACTGGTCAAAGGGATACTCACACGTGAAGACGGTAAGGTTCATTGTCTCATACTCCGTTATATAGCATGTGCCATGTCAAAGACCTTTTTGGATGATATATGCAGCTCTAAAGGCTGTGGAAGCTGGTGTAGATGGGATAGTTGTATCCAACCATGGGGCTCGCCAGCTTGACTATTCCCCAGCTACCATAACTGTTTTGGAAGAGGTATAACCCATCAAAGCTTGCTTTTGAACAATCTTAACGAACAAACTAGTCTTCTTCTGAAACTGCAGGTTGTTCATGTTGTTGGAAGGAGGATTCCGGTTTTGCTTGAGGGAGGAATAAGACGTGGAACAGATGTTTTCAAAGCGTTGGCACTAGGAGCAAAAGCTGTTCTTGTAAGTTTTTGACAGTATACTTTTTTTAAGGTTGCACTGTGAATCTGTGATGATGTAGGTGACGCTATTTTGGTTTGGATTATGCAGATAGGGAGGCCTGTAGTGTATGGGCTTGTAGCTAAGGGTGAGGATGGAGTTAAAAAAGTGATTGACATGTTAAAGAATGAGTTTGAGTTAACTATG
This region of Brassica napus cultivar Da-Ae chromosome C5, Da-Ae, whole genome shotgun sequence genomic DNA includes:
- the LOC111215717 gene encoding peroxisomal (S)-2-hydroxyacid oxidase GLO3-like isoform X1, whose amino-acid sequence is MFRFRPRVLVDVSKIDTSTRILGYPISSPIMIAPAAMHMLAHPEGETAAAKAAAACNTIMIVSFMASCTIEEVASSCNTVKFLQIYVYKQREVTAQMVKRAEKAGFKAIVLTVDVPKLGRREADIKNKLISPKLKNFEGLFSTELRPSEGSGMEAVASRGLDASFSWKDIEWLRSITKLQILVKGILTREDALKAVEAGVDGIVVSNHGARQLDYSPATITVLEEVVHVVGRRIPVLLEGGIRRGTDVFKALALGAKAVLIGRPVVYGLVAKGEDGVKKVIDMLKNEFELTMALSGCPTIHDITRNHVRTEDERLHSML
- the LOC111215717 gene encoding peroxisomal (S)-2-hydroxyacid oxidase GLO3-like isoform X2, encoding MFRPRVLVDVSKIDTSTRILGYPISSPIMIAPAAMHMLAHPEGETAAAKAAAACNTIMIVSFMASCTIEEVASSCNTVKFLQIYVYKQREVTAQMVKRAEKAGFKAIVLTVDVPKLGRREADIKNKLISPKLKNFEGLFSTELRPSEGSGMEAVASRGLDASFSWKDIEWLRSITKLQILVKGILTREDALKAVEAGVDGIVVSNHGARQLDYSPATITVLEEVVHVVGRRIPVLLEGGIRRGTDVFKALALGAKAVLIGRPVVYGLVAKGEDGVKKVIDMLKNEFELTMALSGCPTIHDITRNHVRTEDERLHSML
- the BNAC05G52130D gene encoding COP1-interacting protein 7, which produces MRPSIPLDYALFQLSPKRSRCELFVSTAGYTEKIASGLVKPFVAHLKVAEEQVAREALSIRLQVESSKNAGTWFTKATLERFVRFVSTPEVLELVSALDEEMSQLEAARKIYGEGTGDQRSGAKDGTETTPAADVTKKELLRAIDLRLAAVRQDLETACNRASAAGFNPITVPELTQFADRFGASRLNDACTKFIAVCQRRPELMSSWRLFNQEQEAIRSSWESDMSIDDPTEDPSKNLGSGMEEKSVTATRYSQQEAKLMPQSSHGEKDEEEEKTPVQNEPLASQTRQLTRRLSVQERINLFENKQKENSGGKTAVVVKPTDLKRLSSDLSSSAGVEKAVVRRWSGASDMSIDLGNDRKDVAGDSPSSSSVSKDGSGGISSKQSVGCNKREHNGLSHTENPHKNEDECSSNSTGDMGTDKVESHKSSSPFLRKDKEVDLKVPLDYSGNANIDDESNNKIGDFESDKQDQIQFRDPRSHSLSTLHQLSGTESSLTSVRSNGGTAESPRRESSATRQSPPAEDRQGKTQLYGGTEQMRRPHGRRAETGSADVNKKPPSAINISVSDISESDTLNQMSPAEQVQRARASKGSQELNDELKVKANELEKLFAEHMLRVPGDQSSSVRRGKPVKPSEQAVTSQLRRPVAEDLITSSNDEDKFKTPPTVKAVANSDYGDTTRQKLPEISFSDSSRGKFYEEYMQKRDAKLKEDWSSRRTEKEAKLKVMQDVLDRSNAEMKTKFSQSTARRDSDARRAEKLVYFNSRLSARQDQHPISSFQSEEEEDVSRSTQNTKLQQNKNTSRTITTSASRSAAKVSTPSSARRRGQDKLLAQSVPNFAEFKKEGMKQPSSGVGRNGVRSQARSSVRPKAVITEEEKLRRPTNFRKVAAEAAAPEDDAVSVPLNLEQEQSGRKASEGSDASDEMEKEEVEDVLGDDTEAEAFTDAENEKSRLSQDFEDGESIASQLDPGSNAELPIASRHHQTIGSFLDARVKQQQYQNEASELDASVDSPVDSPTFWSLSHTENDTTQMRKKWGAAENKQDVTKGLKRLLNFGRKNRAAENLADWISATTSEGDDDTEDGKDLAYRSSEDLRKSRFLQTQPSDDSFNESELFNEQARTTSAPLSFKLKEDQMSGASVKAPRSFFSLSNFRSKGK
- the BNAC05G52120D gene encoding uncharacterized protein BNAC05G52120D; the encoded protein is MASLTPRVLIKLLQTMNTNIKVRGEYRSVLLQVISIVPALAGSELWPNQGFFIKVSDSSHSTYVSLRNEDNELILNNKLGLGQFFYVDKLEPGTPVPVMVGVRPISGRHPFVGNPKDLMQMLVPTETTTTPPMQEDNHKQKKDGARSNAVESLRRRQDFVIKEEKTGVASRYMQGVSNARVSGSDSSSGGSNNESEAGSVKASKRVGGLAKGKQREHKDQVRQACPPQSQSRPATAPTKAEQKINHINRKSNSSEDASWRSLPANLTKMGKGMLRRRNIAVLLAAEAQRDALAASHLLKCINMFADLSSSASPKNPHTSLRSFFNLQSLLDQAQLTAAPSKEKPLQLLNIHPVCTEPEKLSKRASLASSRATTKSSKTLTEAEKLEWVTGNGTKEIKAMRDTMTQETRSWFMRFLEEAIDTGFHASVQVKKGKTKGSRAEEPDNHIAETLSQLKQANEWLDKVKSDHHSSDDDSLLENIERLKKKIYSCLLLYVDSAASAIAVSTSS
- the LOC106452247 gene encoding uncharacterized protein LOC106452247, which encodes MNNGEGWSSGGRRGPRGRSNSKETWQIVNRPKSESPVTVDRSLDESSGNRSSRGSRGRGRCRTVQVYVEKSSQVSNVGKAAQEEVKSQEDGLGSTKQPDEGAAFKCSGDNSDLLQPSASPVSRECEGRMSFGLANRMEDVSLCGQVSMSSTSDKKVEDRDSAHKSGDVGNAWNESNTRVFDICLEKKVFCLKSSILELNREKRRATKGYPGIVIRPGMVLLKNYLSINDQVMIVNKCRELGLGEGGFYQPGYGDGALLHLKMMCLGRNWDPQTSRYGDTRPHDGSVPPKIPFEFNQFVQKAIQDSQSLVATSSKKTKGEDEIPCMSPDICIANFYTSTGRLGLHKDKDESANSIQKGLPVVSFSIGDSAEFVYGDQRDYDKAEMEVLESGDVLLFGGKSRNIFHGVRSILKDTAPKVLVQETNLRPGRLNLTFRQY